The Streptomyces sp. NBC_01268 genome segment GTGCGCCTGCGCGCCCACTCCGCACACGTCGCCGAGGGCGACTGGCGGGGCGCCGGGCTCGCGGCCTGGTGGCTCCACCACACGTACGGGCGGCTCGGCCGGCCCGTCGCCGCGGCGGGCTGGCTGCACCGGGCCCGGCATCACCTGGAGGGGCGGCCCGACTGCCCCGAGCAGTGCTTCCTCGCCCTCACCGACATCGACGAGGCCCAGGCGCACCACGACCCGGCGGCCGCGCTCGCCGCCGCCCGGCGCATGAACCGGCTCGCCGCCCGCTCCGGCAGCCCCGACCTGCTCGCCCTGAGCCGCCAGGCCGAGGGCGCCCTGCTCCTGGCCCAGGGCCGCCGGGCCGAGGGGCTCGCGCTGCTGGACGCCGCGATGGGCGCGGTCACGCGCGGCGAGCCGAGCGGGATGACCACCGGGCTCCTGTACTGCCTGGCCCTCGACACGTGCGGGGGCGCGGCGGAGTTCGGGCGCCTGGTGCGCTGGACGGGTGCCGCGATGGCCTGGTGCGCCACGGCGCCCAACCCCTTCCGCGCGCCCTGCCGCCTCCACCACGTCGAGGTGCTCGACCTGCTCGGCGACTGGGCGCGCGCCGAGGAGGAGGCGCGGCTGGTCTGCCAGGAGGCCCTGGAGGACGCGCTCGACACCGCGGCCGCCGCCGCGTACGCCGTCGGCGAGGTCCGGCGCCGGCAGGGCCGCCGGGACGAGGCGGCCCGCTCGTACGCCCGGGCCCATGCGCTGGGCCGGGTCCCTCAGCCGGGGCTCGCCCTGCTCCGGCTCGCCCAGGGCCGGGCCGACGCCGCGCTGGCGGGGCTGCGGCTCGCCCTGGACTGCCAGAGCGACCCCGGGCACGCCGTCCTCGGCCGGGCCCGCCTGCTCGCCGCCCTCGTCGAGGTGGACCTCGCGGTCGGCAGGGCCGGTGCCGCCGAGGAGGCGGTCGTGGAGCTGGAGGAGCTGGCCTCGGCGCGGGGCGTGCCCCTGCTCGCCGCGATGGCCGCGACCGCGCGGGGGGCGCTCGCGCCGGGCGCGGCGGCGCGGGAGCCGCTGCGGCGGGGGCTCGCGCTCTGGCGGGGGCTGGGGATCCCGTACGAGGCGGCGCGGACGCGGATGCTGCTCGCGGCGGCGGAACGGGCTGCGGGGGACACCGAGGCCGCCCGGCGGACCCTGACCGCCGCCCGGCGGGCCTTCGAACGCCTCGGAGCCGCCCCGGAGGCCCGCCGGGCGGGGCGACCCGGCACCCCGGTGAGCAGGCCCCGCCGGCCCCCTACAGCGGCGTAGTGCGCGCCGTGGCCAGCAGCCGTGCGGTGTCGTCCGCGCACAGCGCGAGCGCGTTGCCGACCGTACCCAGGACCTCGCGCTCCGCCGGGCTGTACGGGCCGTCCGCGAGGGCGATGCGGGCGCCCTGGAGCAGGATCGATTCGCGGCCCGCGGCGGCCAGGTGCGGGGCGAGGGGTTCGAGGGCTTCGTGGAGTTCGATGGCGAGGGCCGCTCCCCCGCTGCTGATGTCGGGGAGGAAGCGCCCGGTGTCGGCGGCGAGGGCCTCGACGAGGTCGACGAGCTGGAGGGCCGTGCAGTCCGTGAATCCGGCCGCCCGGACTCCGGCGGCGGCGGTGTCGACGGCGGTGCGGGAGGTGGTGCCGCCGGCGGCGAGGACGGCGAGGGCGACGGTGTGGACGGCGTCGCGCAGCATCGCCGAGAACCGTCCGGTCGTCGGGTGGGTGAGCGCGTCCGTGCCGAAGTGGGTGTGGCAGGCGGCGCACTCGACGACGGGGCCCGCGCTGCCCCGGGGCAGCAGCGGTACGCCCAGGAGGGCGAAGCGGCGGCGTCCGGTGCGGCGGCGGTAGTTGCGGTCCCCGCCGCACTCCTCGCAGAAGAACTCGCCGTCGCCGATCGTGTTCCACGAGGTGCGGATACCGCAGAGAACCCTGCTCCGGTCCGATGACTTCCGCGCTGCCCGCACGCCGCACCTCCTTCACGTCCCGGCAACATTGCCGGCGTTGGCGTGATGTTAGCCACATCGATGATGCGGCGTCAGCACCTCGTCAGCAGAACGCAACGGAGATGGCCGAGACCCGCCGGGCTCCACAGGGGTCCGGCGGGCCTCGGTCGGGGGGTCAGGAAGCGCGCTTGCGCAGCTTCGCGAAGGCCAGGAAGCCGCCGCCGAGGAGGACGGCCGCTCCGGCGACGCCCATCGCGGCCGGTCCGAAGGCCGAGCCGGTGGTGGCGAGATCACCCTCCGGGGTGGACGAGGGGGACGGGGCGGGGGCGCCCGCCGACGTGGTGGAGGAGGGGGTCGGCGAGGCCGGGGTCGACGGGTTCGACTCCGACGGGGTGGGGGTGGCCGAGGCCGGCGGGGTGGTGGCCGGGGTGGTCGGCTTGCCGGGGACGTCCGTGGGGGTGGGCTTGGGCTGCTCGGGGGTGACCGGGGGCTTGCCGGGGGTGGTGCCGGTGGGCAGGCAGCCGGTGAAGTTCATCTGGTGGGTCTCGGCGCCGGGCACGGTGAGCAGCTTCTCGGCGACGACGGAGCCGTTGACGTGGCCGGGGCCGACGCCGGGGCCGCCCATCTCGACGGTGGCGTTCGGCGCGAAGATCGTGCCGGGCCAGGAGGTGTAGTTCTTCTTGACGCTCTCGGCCTGCGGGAAGTTCCACAGCAGCTTGGAGCGGACGCTCTTGAAGGCGTCGCTGCCCGCGTTGTAGTCGTCCATGACCAGGGCGCCCTTGGCCTCGTCCCAGAGGTAGACGCCGTAGGTGGGGGCGGTGCTCATGTCGTACGAGCCGCCGAGGACGTTGACGAGCGTGGAGGAGCCGGCCGGGACCTTGAGGGATATCGCGCCGGCCTTCTGGAGGTCGGCGGCGGCGACGGCGAAGACGTTCAGCTTGGCGTCGGTGCCGGTGAGCATGAGGCCCTGGTAGTCGGTCGAGCGGCCGACGGTGCCGTTGGGCTCGACGGCGGCCCAGCCGGCGGAGAGGGTGCGCAGGGAGGTGAACTCCTTGCCGAAGTCGATCGGCGAGGGTCCTTCCTTCACCTTGTCGCCGTCGACGCCGAAGCCGGAGCCCTTGGTGGAGCGGTCGACGACCTTGCCGGCGATGCCGGTGCCCTTGTCGAGGACGACCTGGTTGGCGTAGAGGGTGCCGCCGACGACGAGGCTGTGGCCGCCGGGGAGCGCGGCGAGGTCGCCGGAGCCGAGGCGGCTGCCGATGGAGAAGCCGGAGGGCCCCTTGGGGTCGCCGAAGGTGGCGTCGCCGCCGACCGCGACGGCGCCCTCGGAGTCGGAGTGGCGGACGGAGTCCTTCTCGACGAACTCGGCGTAGCGGCCGGCGGTGCCGAGCGGATTCGTCTCGCACGCGGTGGTGGCGGAGGCGGCGGGGGCCCAGGTGAGGGCGGCACCGGTCACGGCGAGGACGGCGGCCACGGCGGCGGACGTGCGCATGCGGGCTCCAGGTCGAGGAGTGCGGGGAGGAAGGTGTCCGAGGGGATGCCTGGGGGCTGATCCGCGGGGACGAGCCGACCTTCCGCCATGCGCTGATGTGGCGTCAACTCATCCGATATGCCGCCGATTCCGGCATGTCGTGAGGATCTTCCTTAAGCGAACCTGAAACCGTGGCGCAGATCACATCCGGTGGGTGCCGCGGGGTCGCGAACGCCGCTGCCCCGCACCCCTGAGGGGTGCGGGGCAGCGGCCCGGGCGTCGGGTCAGCGGGCCGAGCGGTTGACCGCCGAGACGACCGCCTTCAGCGAGGCGCGGGTGGTGTTGGCGTCGATGCCGATGCCCCACAGGACCTTGCCGTCGATGGCGCACTCGATGTACGAGGCGGCCTGCGCGGAGGCGCCCTCGCTCATCGTGTGCTCCTGGTAGTCCAGCAGGCGGGCGTCCACGCCGACCGCCTGCAGCGCGGCGAAGAAGGCGGAGATCGGACCGTTGCCGGATCCGGTCAGGACCGTCTCGGCGCCGTCGACGACCGCTTCGACCTTCAGGGTGTCGGTGCCGTCCGTGTCGGAGGTCGACTGGCCGGAGCGCAGCTGGATGCGGCCCCAGGCGTTGTCCGGGTTGGGCAGGTACTCGTCCTGGAAGACGGACCAGATCTGCGCCGGGGTGACCTCGCCGCCCTCGGCGTCGGTCTTCGCCTGGATGATCCGCGAGAACTCGATCTGCATCCGGCGGGGCAGGTCCAGCTTGTGGTCGTTCTTCAGGACGTACGCGATGCCGCCCTTGCCGGACTGCGAGTTGACCCGGATCACGGCCTCGTAGGAGCGGCCGACGTCCTTGGGGTCGATCGGCAGGTACGGCACCGCCCACTCGATGTCGTCGACGGTCTTGCCCTGGGCGGCCGCGTCGGCCTCCATGGCGTCGAAGCCCTTCTTGATGGCGTCCTGGTGGGAGCCGGAGAAGGCGGTGTAGACCAGGTCGCCCGCGTAGGGGTGGCGCGGGTGGACCTCCATCTGGTTGCAGTACTCGGAGGTCCGGCGGACCTCGTCGATCTGCGAGAAGTCGATCTGCGGGTCGACGCCCTGGCTGAACAGGTTCATGCCCAGGGTCACCAGGTCGACGTTGCCGGTGCGCTCGCCCTGGCCGAACAGGCAGCCTTCGATGCGGTCGGCGCCGGCCATGATCGCCAGCTCGGCCGCGGCCACCGCGGTGCCGCGGTCGTTGTGCGGGTGCACGGACAGGCAGACGTGCTCGCGACGGGTCAGGTTGCGGGACATCCACTCGAAGCGGTCCGCGTGCGTGGAGGGCGTCGAACGCTCCACGGTGGCGGGCAGGTTGAGGATGATCTCGCGGCCGGGGCCGGGCTGCCAGACGTCGCAGACCGCCTCGCAGACGTCCAGGGCGAAGTCCAGCTCGGTGTCGGTGAAGATCTCCGGGCTGTACTGGTAGCCGAAGGTGGTCTCCGGGCCCAGCAGCTTCTCGGCGTACTCCATCACCAGGCGGGTGCCGTCGACCGCGATCTGCTTGATGTCCTCCTTGGAGCCGCGGAAGACGACCCGGCGGAAGGTGGGCGCGGTGGCGTTGTACAGGTGGACGGTGGCGCGCTTGGCGCCCTTCAGGGACTCCACGGTCCGCTCGATCAGGTCCTCGCGGGCCTGGGTCAGTACGGAGATGGTGACGTCGTCCGGGATCGCGCCCTCTTCGATGATCGAGCGGACGAAGGCGAAGTCCGTCTCGCCGGAGGACGGGAAGCCGACCTCGATCTCCTTGTAGCCCATACGGACCAGCAGGTCGAACATCTCGCGCTTGCGGGCCGGGCTCATCGGGTCGATCAGGGCCTGGTTGCCGTCGCGCAGGTCCGTGGAGAGCCAGCGGGGAGCCTTGGTGATGCGCTGCTCGGGCCAGGTGCGGTCAGGGATGTCGACGGCCTCGTACCGCCCGTACTTGTGGACGGGCATCCCGGACGGCTTCTGCAGGTGCGTCGCGGTGGTGACGGGGGTCGGACGGCTGACGAACGGAGACTGGGACATTGCGTAGGGCTCCTCGGGTCCTCTGAAACGGGACGGCCGACTGTCGAACGCAACACCGAAACCCGCGGGGAGGGGGTCGGCCTACGACTACAGGCCCTCGCCGCGGCAGCTAAGGAGAAGCAGCCCGAAACGCATGATGTGCGTCACCATAGCCCAGCACCGGCGGAGGCGGACGTCCCGTTTCAGTATGCGGGACGGGCTCGGCGTCAATGCCGAAAGGTGACCCATCACTCCATTTCGCCAATCATGGTCGCAAGCCGTGACACCGGCACCACTCAGTGCCACATTGCTGCCATGACTCCCCACTTCTGCACGATCGTCCCGCCGCACATCCTGGAGCACCTGGCCCGGTCCGAGGACCCGGCCGTCGCCGAGGCCGCCCGGCGGACCCTCGCGGTCGACGCCGCGCAGCGCACCACCCGCAGGCTGGCCCCGCCCGCCGAGCGCACCGGGACGCCCGGCACCGTCCGGCGCACCATCTACGACACGGGGAACAGCACCGAGCTGCCAGGCACCAAGATCCGCGACGAGGGCGGGGCGGCGACCTCGGACGCCACCGCCAACCGGGCGTACGCGGGCCTCGGCGCCACCTTCGACCTCTTCGAGAAGGTCTACGGCCACGACTCGATCGACGGCGCCGGCATGGCGCTGCTCGCGACCGTCCACTACGACGAGAAGTACGACAACGCCTTCTGGAACGGCGAGCAGATGGTGTTCGGCGACGGTGACGGGGAGCTCTTCCTCGACTTCACCATCCCGGTCGACGTCATCGGCCACGAGCTCGCCCACGGCGTCACCCAGCACTCCGCGAACCTCGCCTACTACGGCCAGTCGGGCGCGCTCAACGAGTCCGTCTCCGACGTCTTCGGCTCGCTCGTGAAGCAGTACGCGCTGGGCCAGTCGGCCGACCAGGCCGACTGGCTCATCGGCGCCGGCCTGCTCGGGCCGGCCATCGACCGGGGCGTGGCCCTGCGCTCCATGAAGGAGCCGGGCACGGCGTACGACGACGACGTCCTCGGCAAGGACCCGCAGCCCGCGACGATGGACGACTACGTCCGTACCCACGCGGACAACGGCGGCGTCCACATCAACTCGGGCATCCCCAACCACGCCTTCTACCTGGTCGCCACCGCCCTCGGCGGCAACGCGTGGGAGCGGGCCGGGCAGATCTGGTACGACACCCTGACCGGCGGCACGCTGGACCAGGAGGCCACGTTCAAGGAGTTCGCGGCGGCCACGGTCGCGGCGGCGAGGGCCCGCTACGGCGACGGCGACGAGCTCAAGGCCGTCACCGACGCCTGGTCGGCGGTCGGCGTGCCGACCCGTTGAGGGTGCGGTAGACAGGCCCCATGAAGATTCGTGTCGTACGCACAGGGGGCTTCGCGGGGATCGAGAAGTCGGCGGAGGTGGAGACCGACGGCCGGCCCGATCACGAGCGGCTGCAGGCGCTGGCCCGCGAGGCCCTCGACGCGCCGCCGCCGCCGGAGACCCGCGGGGTCCCGGACGGCTTCGGCTACGAGATCACGATCGACGGCAAGACGGTGAAGTGGGCGGACCCCCACCTCACCGAGGAGCAGCGCGAGCTGATCCAGCTGGTTCTGAAGGAAGGCGCCTAGCCTCCCGGGGGCCGGGGTCTCCCTGAGCCCCCGGGTGTCCCCGGGCTCCCGGGCTAGAAGCCCAGCTTCCTGAGCTGCTTCGGGTCCCGCTGCCAGTCCTTGGCCACCTTCACGTGGAGGTCGAGGAAGACCGGGGTGCCGAGCAGCGCCTCGATGTGCTTGCGGGACTTCATGCCGACCTCCTTGAGGCGGCTGCCCTTGGGGCCGATGATGATGCCCTTCTGGCTGGGGCGCTCGATGT includes the following:
- a CDS encoding LuxR family transcriptional regulator, which produces MGVMRVMRVAETAAGPAAPPSPGRPAGDPDRSAVYARLHAADRHPTGSLGPLRPRDLDALADSAWWSGRVDESVSVRLRAHSAHVAEGDWRGAGLAAWWLHHTYGRLGRPVAAAGWLHRARHHLEGRPDCPEQCFLALTDIDEAQAHHDPAAALAAARRMNRLAARSGSPDLLALSRQAEGALLLAQGRRAEGLALLDAAMGAVTRGEPSGMTTGLLYCLALDTCGGAAEFGRLVRWTGAAMAWCATAPNPFRAPCRLHHVEVLDLLGDWARAEEEARLVCQEALEDALDTAAAAAYAVGEVRRRQGRRDEAARSYARAHALGRVPQPGLALLRLAQGRADAALAGLRLALDCQSDPGHAVLGRARLLAALVEVDLAVGRAGAAEEAVVELEELASARGVPLLAAMAATARGALAPGAAAREPLRRGLALWRGLGIPYEAARTRMLLAAAERAAGDTEAARRTLTAARRAFERLGAAPEARRAGRPGTPVSRPRRPPTAA
- a CDS encoding tellurite resistance TerB family protein, encoding MRAARKSSDRSRVLCGIRTSWNTIGDGEFFCEECGGDRNYRRRTGRRRFALLGVPLLPRGSAGPVVECAACHTHFGTDALTHPTTGRFSAMLRDAVHTVALAVLAAGGTTSRTAVDTAAAGVRAAGFTDCTALQLVDLVEALAADTGRFLPDISSGGAALAIELHEALEPLAPHLAAAGRESILLQGARIALADGPYSPAEREVLGTVGNALALCADDTARLLATARTTPL
- a CDS encoding choice-of-anchor A family protein, producing MRTSAAVAAVLAVTGAALTWAPAASATTACETNPLGTAGRYAEFVEKDSVRHSDSEGAVAVGGDATFGDPKGPSGFSIGSRLGSGDLAALPGGHSLVVGGTLYANQVVLDKGTGIAGKVVDRSTKGSGFGVDGDKVKEGPSPIDFGKEFTSLRTLSAGWAAVEPNGTVGRSTDYQGLMLTGTDAKLNVFAVAAADLQKAGAISLKVPAGSSTLVNVLGGSYDMSTAPTYGVYLWDEAKGALVMDDYNAGSDAFKSVRSKLLWNFPQAESVKKNYTSWPGTIFAPNATVEMGGPGVGPGHVNGSVVAEKLLTVPGAETHQMNFTGCLPTGTTPGKPPVTPEQPKPTPTDVPGKPTTPATTPPASATPTPSESNPSTPASPTPSSTTSAGAPAPSPSSTPEGDLATTGSAFGPAAMGVAGAAVLLGGGFLAFAKLRKRAS
- the leuA gene encoding 2-isopropylmalate synthase; this encodes MSQSPFVSRPTPVTTATHLQKPSGMPVHKYGRYEAVDIPDRTWPEQRITKAPRWLSTDLRDGNQALIDPMSPARKREMFDLLVRMGYKEIEVGFPSSGETDFAFVRSIIEEGAIPDDVTISVLTQAREDLIERTVESLKGAKRATVHLYNATAPTFRRVVFRGSKEDIKQIAVDGTRLVMEYAEKLLGPETTFGYQYSPEIFTDTELDFALDVCEAVCDVWQPGPGREIILNLPATVERSTPSTHADRFEWMSRNLTRREHVCLSVHPHNDRGTAVAAAELAIMAGADRIEGCLFGQGERTGNVDLVTLGMNLFSQGVDPQIDFSQIDEVRRTSEYCNQMEVHPRHPYAGDLVYTAFSGSHQDAIKKGFDAMEADAAAQGKTVDDIEWAVPYLPIDPKDVGRSYEAVIRVNSQSGKGGIAYVLKNDHKLDLPRRMQIEFSRIIQAKTDAEGGEVTPAQIWSVFQDEYLPNPDNAWGRIQLRSGQSTSDTDGTDTLKVEAVVDGAETVLTGSGNGPISAFFAALQAVGVDARLLDYQEHTMSEGASAQAASYIECAIDGKVLWGIGIDANTTRASLKAVVSAVNRSAR
- a CDS encoding M4 family metallopeptidase, whose translation is MTPHFCTIVPPHILEHLARSEDPAVAEAARRTLAVDAAQRTTRRLAPPAERTGTPGTVRRTIYDTGNSTELPGTKIRDEGGAATSDATANRAYAGLGATFDLFEKVYGHDSIDGAGMALLATVHYDEKYDNAFWNGEQMVFGDGDGELFLDFTIPVDVIGHELAHGVTQHSANLAYYGQSGALNESVSDVFGSLVKQYALGQSADQADWLIGAGLLGPAIDRGVALRSMKEPGTAYDDDVLGKDPQPATMDDYVRTHADNGGVHINSGIPNHAFYLVATALGGNAWERAGQIWYDTLTGGTLDQEATFKEFAAATVAAARARYGDGDELKAVTDAWSAVGVPTR
- a CDS encoding protealysin inhibitor emfourin; translation: MKIRVVRTGGFAGIEKSAEVETDGRPDHERLQALAREALDAPPPPETRGVPDGFGYEITIDGKTVKWADPHLTEEQRELIQLVLKEGA